From Pongo pygmaeus isolate AG05252 chromosome 1, NHGRI_mPonPyg2-v2.0_pri, whole genome shotgun sequence, one genomic window encodes:
- the LOC129038055 gene encoding LOW QUALITY PROTEIN: small ribosomal subunit protein uS19-like (The sequence of the model RefSeq protein was modified relative to this genomic sequence to represent the inferred CDS: inserted 2 bases in 1 codon; deleted 1 base in 1 codon), whose product MHPDPLLDLSCKQRMKLHRGLWQKQHSLLKRLCKGKKWALPMQKPEVVNAHLQDMIILPEMGDKTVGSMVGVYNGKAFNQVEGKPERIGHYLXITYKLVKHAPPGIRATHSSCFTTLKDSAQPIKAHTFLK is encoded by the exons ATGCACCCTGACCCACTGCTGGACTTGTCATGCAAGCAGCGAATGAAGCTGCACCGTGGCCTGTGGCAGAAGCAGCACTCACTGCTGAAGCGCCTGTGCAAGGGCAAGAAGTGGGCACTCCCTATGCAGAAGCCAGAGGTGGTGAATGCGCACCTGCAGGACATGATCATCCTGCCCGAGATGGGAGACAAGACGGTGGGTAGCATGGTGGGTGTCTACAATGGCAAGGCCTTCAACCAAGTGGAGGGCAAGCCCGAGAGGATTGGCCATTACCT GATCACCTACAAGCTCGTGAAGCAC GCCCCGCCAGGCATCAGAGCCACCCACTCTTCCTGCTTCACCACCCTCAAGGATTCTGCTCAGCCAATAAAGGCACacacatttcttaaataa